A single Eulemur rufifrons isolate Redbay chromosome 9, OSU_ERuf_1, whole genome shotgun sequence DNA region contains:
- the GIP gene encoding gastric inhibitory polypeptide: MVAMKTFSLLLVLLFLAVGLGEKEEGHSSSLPSLPLRSHAKVSGSRPRGPRYAEGTFISDYSIAMDKIRQQDFVNWLLAQKGKKNDWKHNITQREAQALELTGQPTSKEEAAGQQSSPPRNPSDEDLLRDLLIQELLAWLVDLKELCSLRSR; this comes from the exons ATGGTGGCCATGAAGACGTTCTCTCTGCTGCTGGTGCTCCTGTTCCTGGCGGTGGGGCTcggagagaaagaagagggtcACTCCAG ctctctcccctccctgcccctcagatCCCATGCTAAGGTGAGCGGCTCCCGACCTCGAGGCCCAAGGTACGCTGAGGGGACTTTCATCAGTGACTACAGTATTGCCATGGACAAGATCCGCCAACAAGACTTTGTGAACTGGCTGCTGGCCCAGAAGGGGAAGAAGAATGA CTGGAAACACAACATCACCCAGAGGGAGGCCCAGGCCCTAGAGCTCACTGGTCAGCCCACCAGCAAGGAGGAGGCAGCTGGGCAGCAGAG CTCCCCACCCAGGAACCCCAGTGATGAAGATTTGCTGAGGGATTTGCTGATTCAAGAGCTGCTGGCCTGGTTGGTGGATCTGAAGGAGCTCTGCAGCCTCAG GTCTCGGTGA
- the SNF8 gene encoding vacuolar-sorting protein SNF8 isoform X1 → MHRRGVGAGAIAKKKLAEAKYKERGTVLAEDQLAQMSKQLDMFKTNLEEFASKHKQEIRKNPEFRVQFQDMCATIGVDPLASGKGFWSEMLGVGDFYYELGVQIIEVCLALKHRNGGLITLEELHQQVLKGRGKFAQDVSQDDLIRAIKKLKALGTGFGIIPVGGTYLIQSVPAELNMDHTVVLQLAEKNGYVTVSEIKASLKWETERARQVLEHLLKEGLAWLDLQAPGEAHYWLPALFTDLYSQEITAEEAREALP, encoded by the exons ATGCACCGCCGCGGGGTGGGAGCCGGTGCCATCGCCAAGAAGAAGCTTGCCGAG GCCAAGTATAAGGAGCGAGGGACTGTCTTGGCGGAGGACCAGCTGGCTCAG ATGTCGAAGCAGTTGGACatgttcaagaccaacctggagGAGTTTGCCAGCAAGCACAAGCAGGAGATCCGGAAGAATCCTGAGTTCCGTGTGCAGTTCCAGGACATGTGTGCGACCATTGGGGTGGATCCTCTGGCCT CTGGAAAAGGATTTTGGTCTGAGATGCTGGGTGTGGGGGACTTCTATTATGAACTGGGCGTCCAGATTATCGAAGTGTGCCTGGCGCTGAAGCACCGGAATGGAG GTCTGATAACTCTGGAGGAACTACATCAACAGGTGTTAAAAGGAAGGGGCAAATTCGCCCAGGATGTCAGCCA AGACGACCTGATCAGGGCCATCAAGAAACTAAAGGCACTTGGCACTGGCTTCGGCATCATCCCTGTGGGCGGCACTTACCTCATTCAGTCTGTTCCAGCTGAGCTCAATATGGATCACACCGTGGTGCTGCAGCTGGCGGAG AAAAATGGCTACGTGACTGTCAGTGAAATCAAAGCTAGTCTTAAATGGGAGACCGAGCGAGCGCGGCAAGTGCTG GAACACCTGCTGAAGGAAGGGCTGGCCTGGCTGGACCTGCAGGCCCCAGGGGAGGCCCACTACTGGCTGCCAGCTCTCTTCACCGACCTCTACTCCCAGGAGATCACAGCTGAAGAGGCCAGAGAAGCCCTCCCCTGA
- the SNF8 gene encoding vacuolar-sorting protein SNF8 isoform X3 — MQLNLWQVSMAKGLITLEELHQQVLKGRGKFAQDVSQDDLIRAIKKLKALGTGFGIIPVGGTYLIQSVPAELNMDHTVVLQLAEKNGYVTVSEIKASLKWETERARQVLEHLLKEGLAWLDLQAPGEAHYWLPALFTDLYSQEITAEEAREALP; from the exons ATGCAGTTGAACCTATGGCAGGTCTCCATGGCCAA AGGTCTGATAACTCTGGAGGAACTACATCAACAGGTGTTAAAAGGAAGGGGCAAATTCGCCCAGGATGTCAGCCA AGACGACCTGATCAGGGCCATCAAGAAACTAAAGGCACTTGGCACTGGCTTCGGCATCATCCCTGTGGGCGGCACTTACCTCATTCAGTCTGTTCCAGCTGAGCTCAATATGGATCACACCGTGGTGCTGCAGCTGGCGGAG AAAAATGGCTACGTGACTGTCAGTGAAATCAAAGCTAGTCTTAAATGGGAGACCGAGCGAGCGCGGCAAGTGCTG GAACACCTGCTGAAGGAAGGGCTGGCCTGGCTGGACCTGCAGGCCCCAGGGGAGGCCCACTACTGGCTGCCAGCTCTCTTCACCGACCTCTACTCCCAGGAGATCACAGCTGAAGAGGCCAGAGAAGCCCTCCCCTGA
- the SNF8 gene encoding vacuolar-sorting protein SNF8 isoform X2: MHRRGVGAGAIAKKKLAEMSKQLDMFKTNLEEFASKHKQEIRKNPEFRVQFQDMCATIGVDPLASGKGFWSEMLGVGDFYYELGVQIIEVCLALKHRNGGLITLEELHQQVLKGRGKFAQDVSQDDLIRAIKKLKALGTGFGIIPVGGTYLIQSVPAELNMDHTVVLQLAEKNGYVTVSEIKASLKWETERARQVLEHLLKEGLAWLDLQAPGEAHYWLPALFTDLYSQEITAEEAREALP; the protein is encoded by the exons ATGCACCGCCGCGGGGTGGGAGCCGGTGCCATCGCCAAGAAGAAGCTTGCCGAG ATGTCGAAGCAGTTGGACatgttcaagaccaacctggagGAGTTTGCCAGCAAGCACAAGCAGGAGATCCGGAAGAATCCTGAGTTCCGTGTGCAGTTCCAGGACATGTGTGCGACCATTGGGGTGGATCCTCTGGCCT CTGGAAAAGGATTTTGGTCTGAGATGCTGGGTGTGGGGGACTTCTATTATGAACTGGGCGTCCAGATTATCGAAGTGTGCCTGGCGCTGAAGCACCGGAATGGAG GTCTGATAACTCTGGAGGAACTACATCAACAGGTGTTAAAAGGAAGGGGCAAATTCGCCCAGGATGTCAGCCA AGACGACCTGATCAGGGCCATCAAGAAACTAAAGGCACTTGGCACTGGCTTCGGCATCATCCCTGTGGGCGGCACTTACCTCATTCAGTCTGTTCCAGCTGAGCTCAATATGGATCACACCGTGGTGCTGCAGCTGGCGGAG AAAAATGGCTACGTGACTGTCAGTGAAATCAAAGCTAGTCTTAAATGGGAGACCGAGCGAGCGCGGCAAGTGCTG GAACACCTGCTGAAGGAAGGGCTGGCCTGGCTGGACCTGCAGGCCCCAGGGGAGGCCCACTACTGGCTGCCAGCTCTCTTCACCGACCTCTACTCCCAGGAGATCACAGCTGAAGAGGCCAGAGAAGCCCTCCCCTGA